The sequence ctcctttttttttttttttttttttaaagtaacccaatttaaaaatgggcaaagaagctaaaAAGACAAttttccaaggaagacatacaaatggccacaggtacttgaaaaaatgctcaacatcactaatcctcagggaaatgaaaattaaaaccacattgagatatcatctcaccccagttagattggctataatcaaaaagacaataacaaatgctgatgaggatgcagagaaataggaattctacactgtttgtgggacagTAAATGAGCACAGCCACTAtagaaacagtatggaggtttctcaaacaactacagatagatttaccatatgatcaaacaatcccacttctgggtatatgcccaaaggaatgtaaatcatcatgctgaagggatacaaatactcccatgttcattgcagctctatttacaatagccaagagttggaaccaacctaaacgccCATAGACAAAtgactgaataagaaaaatgtggtatgtactcagccataaaaaagaatgaaattctgccattcacagcagcatggatgagcttggagaaaattatgctaaataagcctggcacagaggtaaaaatactgcatgtcctcactcataacagggagctaagagagaaagaaggaaggaaagaaagactacagtagtgtgctggacttgcaaagggagagagcatacctagggttggggagaaggggaggcagaggggtaccagggagaggctgagtgggggacacagagaataactgcaatttgaggtggtgggcatgctgatagtactgATCTGCTTTAccatatcttgggcacaggttCTGACAGTCAGCtatgtgccccatgaatatgtataatcaataaaaaataataattttttaaaaattaaaaaaaaatttttttgctataTGTATTCTCTTTAACTGTAGGATTTCTTAAtgaattttaagtatataaaattaattaatattaaacatacaatgtttttaaaatacaagtatatTGGTTTAACATCAGTATCACCCACatcaaaacataaaacatttattttacatatgaatgCCATGTTATTTACCACATGAAAGTCTCTTAAATGTTACATCCTGTAttgtatgttttgtaaatataaaatatcttgttATATGCTTGGATTCTgcctaataaaaatattgttctcTATTTCCATGAGTTATAGTTTTCAGTAggctcatattatctttcaattctatttttctataaacttttcgaagtaccctagTATCTTTAaacctttttatcttttgttttatataaatgtactACAGGTTAGAGACTCATTTTTGACCCAGTTTGAATCTTTTTAGTAAGAATATTTAACCAGCTTATGAGTATGATAACTCATCCTTACCTCTGTCGATCTATTTTATGCTAATTTTAATGCttccttgctgtttttcttttgctatattttctcttttttttaaccacttcctttctattccaaaatattggaacatatatattttatttttgtctgtaacACTTTTCTCAATGTCAAATTTACTTATATGAACTACCAGATGATGCAGTAACTATTGTCTTTTCCCATGCAACAtgtacataaaacaaggttatgtccacccccaccccaaccagtgtttggaagttttctttttacaCTGTCAGAATTTACAATACAAACAAACTTGGtacttttttttctgtacataaaGTAAATATATAGTAAAACTACTGTTTTCCAATTTTGTCAGATTAACATTTAGAATGCCTTTACTCTACTTGTCCTATCCACAGGGATAAAGAAAgcccttttattttacttatgtttcGTTTAAGAATACACATATCTTTATCAACAATACTACATGTTAAAACTAAAATAGTACTTATTTGCCTAATATATTGAACATTTGGCATGCCCTTTCACAGTTTAAAACTATATAAACTGAAATTTTAGACGCAGCTTACAaatctatttttgtatttatttttattaccccatatataacaatttaaatttaatgcTCCTTAACTAGTTCTAATGCTTAACATTAACTCTTTCACACAATTGCCTCCCTCCTCTTGAGTGATTTTAGTTCATTTCTCTGTTGGCTGCAGTAAAttattcagcaaatttttcaggGAAGGTTCTTGGTTGACATACTTTCTTAACCCCTGCATATTTGAGAACGTCTTCCAGTTGCCTTTGTACAGAAATGATAACTTGGCAGAGTATATAATTCttggttcaaaattattttccattaaaacgCTGTAGATATTGTTCCATTGTCTCCTGGCATTTAGAGTCACAAGAGAAAACTCTGAGGTCAGCCTGACTTTTGCCCCTTTATACGTAACTTGCTTTCTATCTAGATACTTGCagaatttttctttatccttgaaattttaaaatgtcaccagAATATGTCTAGGTGTTGCTTTTCATCAAATTAAAagtaccacatttaaaaaaaaaagtaccatatGCACTTTTTCTATTTGTATATCTAGTTCGCTCTTGAACTCTGGAAAGTTTTCTTCAATTAGTTCCTTAATTACCATTTCAGCTCCATTTGCTTTGtcctgtttcaggtattcctaTCATGCATAGATTGTATCCCCTGGACCAGccctctttgtctttttctcctcttttcttatcttgatttcttttcccttttctctgcattctgtgagactttctcttgttttatttttacttcagtaATTTGATTTTGTGGACAATCCAGTTTGTACATTTCTGTTAACTCTCTCAACACCCTGATACTTTTCAAGCTCTCTGACCTTCCCTTCTTTATCACTGCATACAGGTTGTTGAACCCCCGTATTATATGATTCTTAAACCTTTCTATAGCTTCTATTTCCATCACTTTCTCAATTGCttagctctgttcctttctttttatctgcAGTATTATGACCTTTTCAAGAGCTCGTCTTAGCAACGAGGACCAAAAATGAAGATTAAGGGACGTCTTCCGCAGCACAGAAGATAAAACTTCCAAAATGGTTCCTGTTATATCACACATAACACCTGGTTCCTTCTCCTTCACAGCTCAGCTCAAATCTCACCTCAGAGAGGTGCTGCCTCACTTTCTACCTCCCCCCACTTCTCTCCCCCAAGATCATTATCAGATCACCAAGCACTTTATTCATTGGCTCACTGTCTGTTTCCCCCATGGAATGCAGGCTCCAGCAGGCCAGGGGCCATGCCTGTCTTGTTCACTCTACAATCTCCAATATCTGGCATATTGTAGTCACTTAAAATCAGCTTCCTTCTTTCACAGCCACCTTCATTCTTCAAGTCCCATGCTTACAACTGGCCCTTAAAGTGAATGAGGAGAGGTTCCAAGAGGTAACTGGGGACCTGAGAAATGATGTCACCCTCTATCActacttccccacccccacttcttgCTCTCCCTTTCACTTTCATAGTAGGTTTCAAATAGCTGCTTTACCCTTTACACTCCTgtacttttttcatttatattccaTTTGGTTCTGATATGATGAGGGATAAGAAGGGTAAAGATCATCATCACAGAGAAACAGCAAGGGGAACTGAGACTAGGAAGTCCCACTCTATTCAGTTCACCTCTCCAAACTCCATCTTCATATGTGTGCTACTGCCCTTCTCCACTCAAGCCTATTATTAGTAAGAGTCCCAATTCCAGAGACTTCAAATTAACATCCTCGACTTCTTCCCTAATGCTTCCCTTCTCTAAATTAAGTCAGAAGTACTCAATCCTCAACCCCAGCAAATTTCATCTACACCTCCCTTCACCACTCCTCCTCCCATAGCCCGGGCACATCCCCACCTCCTCACCAGGAAATGCAAGCATCTCCACTGCCTGGGTCCTTCCCCTTCCAGCCATGTAGATTCAGGGCACCCAGTGAGCTGCTTCCTGCTCTGACTGCAGACCCTCTCAGGCTGACCAGCACTTCTGTGACCCACACCACTCCATCACTCTAGGCCTCTCCCAGACTTCTGATCCAGATTTCAGCTGCCTTCCTCCCATCGAATCTTCCATGACCAAAAACCACATGTTACTTTTCTCTTCCTACGCCTTTCATATCTCCCTTCTCCCAGAATATACAACCTCGTTATGATGATCCGATATCAGACCTAGTTCCAACCACAGATGAATATTTTGTGAACCGATCACTGACCCAAACAGACCACTTAATCCAGGCAGCAAGAACCAGGGCAAGGACTGGCTCTAATACAACTCTGTTTAATGTACATCACATGGTACTCTGCCTTCAAAGAACCTTCTAGCAAGAGATTCGATTTTAATTCACCAACATCTCTAATTTTTCCGACCCCCCTAAGTGAAGAATAGTTGTCCTTTCCCTGGCCCTGTGTTAGAGAATTTTTCTGGGTGTTTTTACCATTTTAGTTAGGAACTCTAAACATTACTGAATATATGCACGTCTAAAAGTTATATCTGCAGATGAGAAATTCTTCCCATACAATAAGGGCAAAGGACCAACATAGCCAAGACTTTCTGTGGGTGGCATGGACTTCTGTGCATTTCTCAAACAAGCGCCTTTCTAGTAACTGGATTCCTGTGCTTCTCACCCCAACTTCTCCATAACCAAAACCAGGTTCCTACTTCCTTTTCTCACCTGTTGTCCAGGAGCTCTCTGCACATCCTCAACCAGAGCCACAGCTTCCTCGCCATTTTCTGGACACTGCTCCCTCACCCAGGTCTGGATCTCCTCAGGCAAGATGGTCAGAAACTGCTCCAAAACCAGCAGCTCCAGGATTTGCACTTTTGAGTGTGTCTTAGGTCTCAGCCACTGACAACAGAGTTCCCAGAGTCTGCTAAAAGCTTCATGGGGGCCAGCTACCTCCTGGTAGCAGAAGTGCCTGAAGCGCTGGCGGGAGGCCTCGAAGTCAGGGCTGTTGCCCTGAAGGGCTAATTCCTGTCCCTGTGTGGAGTCCTTGTTTGAGGATGGGTATGCCTGAGGACCCTCTGCTGCAGCCATCATTTGCTTCAAAGAACTGGGTCACTCTGGTTGCCACTTCTTTCCTGGGGACCAGATTCCATCTCTTCCCATGTCATTGAGAAGTCATGTTCTTCTGGAAGTAGTGTATTTCTGgaatcagaaagagaagagagtgtCACAGATGTGCAGAGACTCACAGCCGAAAGAAAAGGCTCAACtttgaaaggaggaaggggatgaaaagagaagaaacctaTCCCATATTCCTTCACTCTGCTTCTTGTGATTTACTTTCTACACCTTTCCTTTACTCTTTCCACAAATCCACACCAAGGATCCAAAACACTAGAAATACCAAAAAAACATAGTTTTCTCCCCAGCAAAGTTTCTGTCTCTGCTAACAAATTACCCAAACTATTCCTCACCATGTAGTCCACcagttccttctcttcttcccccacaTACCTGGGTCTTTTTCCCATCCTTCTCTACCCTCAAGAAGCTGGGACACTCCATCTCAATTGTTACCTTCTCTTAAGGAGAAAactagtgtgtgtgtgcgcttcTTGATTAACCTCTTCATCACTATTACATCGTCCCCCCTCCCCactaccaccacacacacacacacacacaatgttctAGTTTGTTGTATGTTATTTTCCAGCATTCCTTCCCACCTTCCTTTGTGGAAGAGTCCCTCTCTACTTCACGGCTCTGGTGGGGCTGTTAATTACAATactctgtccccaccccagaaGTGACCATATGTCATAGCTGGGCCTACCAAAATTCTTCTCTTGAGATTTTACATACAAGAGGGGTGGGAAAAGTTCTGAATTTCCTGGGAATTACTAAATTGGGCAGATGTAATACTGGAGCTCTCTGCAACTATGTCCCACTCTATTTCACTCCTCTACCACAGGAGTAAGCCTGTTTACAGGAGAAGACCAATACACCAGAGTCTTGATAACATGTTTGGATCTCCAATGCCAGTTtatataatgcaatattttttaattgggttgagTTGGGTTTCGGTTATTTAAAACTCGGACTAAAGCAGATATTAGTAATGGGCAAGACAGTATcctctttaaattttatataaaagctGCTATACCCCCCACTTGGCAGTATTGAAATGGATTcaggttgcacaacaatgtgaatatactcaCTGCTACTGAACTAtacgcttaaaaatggttaagatggtaaattttgttatgtttcttacaattaaaaaatttaaaaattattattactttttatttttatttttttaaaaggtgaccggtgaggggatcttaacccttgacttggtgttgtcagcaccacgctttcccaagtgagctaaccggccatctctatatagggatccagacccttggccttggtgttatcagcaccacactctcccaagtgagccatgggccggcccttaaaattttttaattatttttaaaaatggatttgggTTGCCTGTCTTCCAAAGGACTTGAACTGCCTTAACTTATACTCTCATTACATTTCGGGGGAGAAGGGGTTGAGGAATCAAGGGCCTTATTGTTAGCACTCCTTTTTAGCAAAAGAGGAGAAACTGAGGGCGATTAAGTATCTTGCCTAGCGTCACACAGCACAGCTCCTAAGCAGCAAGGCCAGTTCTTGAACCTGCACCTGCTACCTTACACACTTTTTTACGTTCTGTACCTAATAAACGCTCTCCTGGTTTCATGCAGAAGGCGGAGCCTGCCTCCTCCTGACCCCTCATATCCCACACATCGCTAAACTTCAGGACGCTGGTCTGTCAAAACCGTTCCTCTCTAGCGACCGCCCAAACGCTCGGAGAAAGGCAGAGTGAGAACGGGCGCCGGACGCCTCATTCTTCGCTCGGCGAGGACTGACTGAGCACAAGTACCGTACTCCGCTCCACGGTCAGGTACTGGGAAGACGGAGTAGGAAGAAGGCCCCGCAGGTCCCGCACGCCGGCGAGCCGAGCTCAAGAGGCGCGGGGACGAGGCAGGAGGGTCCGGGGCGCCCGCTCTCAGGTTCGGGGGAGCGGGGGACGGCGACGGCGGAGCGTCCAAGTCGCCCGGCCTGAGGAAGGCCGCCAGTACCACCGAGACGCCCACCCGGGCCCGGCCCAACTGCCTCGGGAAGACTCCCGAGGGTGAGGGGCTCCCTGGCCGACTTGGAAGCGGGCCTCAAGGAAGCGGAGAACTCACCGGACGCGAGGGCTTTCGACTCCCCAAACTCCCTCAATCGCCGGGCCGCAAGCGAGCGGCGCGAGCCCAGGCGCTACGCCGCCCACTGCGCACGCGTGCAAACTGAGCCACCGGACTACAACTCCCGGGGTGCACTACGACGGTATTGATAGAGCAGCAGCCAATGGACGCGTGAGGACGCCCTCGAAGAGCCAATCCCTTGTGAGGAGACGGGCCCTCCCGCGCGGCCGTTCCCCGGCAGCCAGTGGGCGTCTCCGCCACTAGCGGCTTCGGCCCCGCCCCCAGCCGATGCTCCCGAGTCCCGGGTTCCCGGTCCCCAGAGAGGTGAGTCGGCTACAGGCGGGCTCGGGAGCCGGGCTGCTTGGTACAGCAGTGCCGCAGGCGCCCGCCCCGGCTCGCACTCTGCCATGTAGTCGAGCTGCGGGCCGGATTGCCGCAGATTCTCCAGGCCCGCGGCCCGTCGGGCAGAGGAGCCGAAGCGAGGCCGCCCTGGAGGCCGGAGCCGCTGGGCCTGCGGCGCCTCGGAGCGAGTGGCCACCGCGCCCGCCTCAGCCTCGGTCGCGGGGAGCAGGCTCGCCGCTGGTCACAGCTCCCGGCCAGCGCTGTGGCCTTCCTGGGCTCTACGCGTTAACGCCCGGCGACATGCTCGAGGTCGGTTTCAGCCAGGATGCGGGAGAGTTGGGGCAAGCTACCTGTAAGACAGCTTGAACTTTTCCTAGGAATTGCTTTCTGCCGGCCCGTTAAATCGCATTGCTCGTTTCGTCTGAGACCTTGTGTGCTTAGGACTGAAATAAAAGAAGTCTTTTCCCCGTTGTCTTTTTAGGACGTTATGACTTTTTTCCTTTGCAAGACAGTTCAAAAAACTGCCGGAAGGACAAACTCTTCCCACTCCTAGGGACTGTGTTGTCTTCAGAGTTTGGGGTAGAGGCTAGCAAATGAGAAGGCCCTGTCTCTGCATCCTATCCTCCCAGACATCCTCAGAGGATCTTCGTTTCTAACTAGCATCTTTCTAGCATTCAGAGAGACTTCTTCAGGGTCATGATCCTGAAGGCTTGACCTGTATACAAGGAGAGAGAAGTTGTCTCCTGAGCCCCAAAATGGCAGCTAAAATGGAGATAACTTTGAGCTCCCACACTCAGGCTTCCTCCGAGCAAGAAAGACACATAATAACAAAGCTAGAAGAGAAAAGAGGGCCCACTCTGCAAAAGAACTGCCCCGATCCTGAGCTCTCTCGCCAGAGCTTTAGACAGTTCTGTTATCAAGAGGTATCTGGACCCCAAGAGGCGCTCTCCCGGCTCCGACAGCTCTGCCGTCAGTGGCTACAGCCTGAGCTGCACACCAAGGAGCAGATTTTGGAACTTCTGGTGATGGAGCAGTTCCTGACCATCCTGCCCACGGAGATCCAGGCTCGGGTCAGGCATCGATGTCCAATGAGCAGCAAGGAAATTGTCACCCTGGTGGAAGATTTTCACAGAGCATCCAAGAAACCAAAACAGTGGGTAAGGAGGGTCCTCTCTCATGGTCCCcaggatttctttttcatctggGAAGTGTTTAATCTCTGGATCCTTCCCTAGTTAGACAGAGTCCAGAAatggactggatggcttcaaAAGTTGTTTCCAGCCTCTATCTGGGAGCTCTCTGTAGTTGTAACAGGCTTTCAGCAAACCCAGCTACTGGCCTCCAAAGAGGAAGCAGAGGACCAAGGTTCTTACCATTCTTTTATGGGCCTCATGTCCCCAGAAGCAGTTTTAACGTTCTTGAATCTCTGCTGTCAgatcttcccccacccctttctcttGAAGTTTTCCTATAATCAGAATTCTTAGCAGGCAGGGGTTATCCTGTTGTGTAGGAATCTGACTTTGGAGGAACTTCACTGGACTTTGTTCCAGTGAAGTGTCTGCCATGTTATCTTTGGATCAGGAAGTTACAGCCTAATTGGCCAGTGCTGCTATTCCATCCCACCCCCATGCCCCAAGTGAGACCCTAGTTGGGGCCTAGGCAGGAAGCAAACAAGCATGTGCTTTGGAAAATGGAACCTGTCACAGAACAGGGGTGAGGCAGTCCTTGTAGACCCTtgctactactactgctactactggGATCTCTACCAGGCGATCCTTTGGCAGAACAACTTATTAGATAAGAATGGCTTTTAATGGCCACTCACCATACTGCTTCCTGTTCCAGTAGAAGTAGGAAAGGGGATAGGGTATAGGATGGGAGTCTGATGGCCCAGTGTCATGACTGACCCTGCCTGATATTTGTGCCAGCAGTCCTCTGATGACTTCGACTCCAGGCCTCAAGAATGGCCCAAGCTTTAGGGTCAGCCACTTTGAGGTATTGGCTGATTCCTGTCATTCTGCATGCTCTTCTCTTTGCTTCCTTTGAGGGTTTCAATGGTCTCTGTCAAATTTGATCTCTAGGCCCTTAACAGGAATTCCCAAGGTAAAGGGGTTGTTATAGAGTAGTGAAAGGTAAAGCTGCCCTCCGTCAGTCCTAATGAATGGAGCATTAATGGATGGGGCTTGTTCCTAGGTGGCTGTTTGTATGCAGGGGCAGAAGGTGCTCTTGGAGAAAACTGGATCTCAGCTTGGAGAACAGGAACTTCCAGACTTTCAACTGCAAACTCCTAGGACAGATCTCAGGGAGAGCTCTCTGGAGGAGCCTTCCCAGACAGGATCTCATGACCGGCTGAGCCCCCATGATTGGGAGAAATCCCCACTCCTCCAGGAACCAGTCCCTAAGTTGGCTGGGACAGGTAAACACTCTGTGCCTCTTCTCTCCCACTCCTCCACCCTTTATCTCCATCAAAGTATCTTACAGGCAAAGTTCTGCAAAGGCTCAGACCaggggtgtgtgtatatgtatgtttttttaaTGTCGTATGTAATTATAGGTGTTTATTCCCTAAAAAATGTTACTACTTAGAATGGTAGTGATACTATAAATAAGAAGTACTGtatgtttttatcattttctattaATGGGTATTTGACAATCCAGTGCATGATAGGATTAATCTAGTACctacttttctgtctctttcagtGCTTCTTATAGTGAAAACAGATCCACATATGACCACTGATGAACTTGCATGCAAGCTGTGGCTAAGTTTCTTTACTTAAAATGGTCCCATATTTAGAAAGGGTCTAAAGAATGTTCTGCCTGGTGGAGAAAAAGTTCCACTCCATATGATTTCTCTTCCTCGTCCTCTGTGACATTGCTTGTGCTTTAAACCCTGTGTCTATTACCCTGTCTGTCTCTGGTGCAATGCCAGTGTAATTGCCGGCCCTGTTCTACACAGGCCTGTGATCTCTAAGACTGAATGACTGACACTTGGGCCAGTCTTGGTGATGTGAATACAGGGTACTGTCAGCAGGTTAGAGAGGAGGGTTACAAGAAGACTAGAGCCTTTTTTTCCTTAACATCTGCCACATTCAGTGAAACACtttgtgtcttagtccattcaggctgctataacaaactactAGAAACTGGTACTAACAAACTACTAGAAACTGTACTAACAAACTACAATAAACAACAGAAGTtaggctggccatttagctcagctggttagaatgtggtgctgataacactaggGTCCatggtttgatccttgtactggccagctgccaaaaaacttttttttttggtcagttgCCCAGCACAGGGAActgaacactggaccttggtgttataaatctgtgctctaactaactgagctaactggcaaaacccagctgccaaaaaagaaaagaaaagaaaagtagaaatttatttctcacagttctggaggctgggaagtctgagataaagctgccagcatggttgggttctgctGATGGCCCTCTTCTGGGTTGTAGACTGCTGagttctctctgtgtcctcacatggccaaaggggcaaacaagctccctcaggcc comes from Cynocephalus volans isolate mCynVol1 chromosome 6, mCynVol1.pri, whole genome shotgun sequence and encodes:
- the ZNF174 gene encoding zinc finger protein 174 encodes the protein MAAKMEITLSSHTQASSEQERHIITKLEEKRGPTLQKNCPDPELSRQSFRQFCYQEVSGPQEALSRLRQLCRQWLQPELHTKEQILELLVMEQFLTILPTEIQARVRHRCPMSSKEIVTLVEDFHRASKKPKQWVAVCMQGQKVLLEKTGSQLGEQELPDFQLQTPRTDLRESSLEEPSQTGSHDRLSPHDWEKSPLLQEPVPKLAGTEAPRMRSDNKENPQQEGAKGAKPCAALAGRSKGNSLESSEPRGANISEPRLSRRQVSPPKAQKPFAHYQRHCRELEYISSPLKSHPLRELKKSKGGKRNLSSRLQRLSRQPTRSAKKPYKCDDCGKSFTWNSELKRHKRVHTGERPYTCGECGNCFGRQSTLKLHQRIHTGEKPYQCSQCGKSFRQSSNLHQHHRLHHGD